From a region of the Megalops cyprinoides isolate fMegCyp1 chromosome 13, fMegCyp1.pri, whole genome shotgun sequence genome:
- the LOC118787987 gene encoding pleckstrin homology-like domain family A member 2 — translation MKMSAAELCKVLKEGELEKRSDNLLQFWKRKTCVLTMDSLNIYADSQKKSKSKELKLQSIKKVDCVERTGKFVYFTIVTTENKEIDFRCLDEDNCWNAVITMALIDFQNRRAIQDFKTRQEIGSSSPGQQERRMARAP, via the coding sequence ATGAAAATGTCCGCAGCTGAGCTGTGCAAAGTGCTCAAGGAAGGTGAGCTGGAGAAGAGAAGCGACAACCTCCTCCAGTTTTGGAAACGGAAGACGTGCGTCCTTACCATGGACAGCCTGAACATCTACGCCGACAGTCAGAAGAAGTCTAAGAGCAAGGAGCTCAAACTGCAGTCGATCAAAAAGGTGGACTGCGTGGAGCGGACGGGGAAATTCGTCTACTTCACAATCGTCACTACggaaaacaaggaaattgaCTTCAGATGCTTAGACGAGGACAACTGTTGGAATGCCGTCATCACAATGGCTCTGATAGATTTTCAGAACAGAAGGGCCATTCAGGATTTTAAGACGCGGCAGGAGATTGGAAGTTCTTCGCCGGGGCAACAAGAGAGGCGGATGGCACGGGCGCCCTGA